The Candidatus Methylomirabilota bacterium genome includes the window GCTTTTACTGGATACCTGCTTTCGCGGGTATGACGGCGTATGTGCGCTAACTTTCGCAATGAAGCACTAGACCGATGCGTGTTGCGACAGTAAATTGCGGTTCTCCTCTCGCACCGTGAGTGATATGGCTAAATTATGCATCGATGATCTTCAATTACAAGGCAAACGGCTCCTGATTCGTGTCGATTTCAACGTCCCGATTGACGAACACGGGACGATCACCGACGACACGCGGATCCGCGCGGCCCTTCCGACGATCAACTACGCAATCCAGCACGGTGCAAAGCTCTTGCTCATCTCCCACCTTGGCCGGCCGAAGGGCGGACCGAACCCGAAGTATAGCCTCGGGCCGGTAGTGGGACGATTGGCGGCACTGCTGGGGAGGCCGGTCGAAATGGCCGAGGACTGCGTGGGATCGCAGGTGAAGACAAGGACCGACCGGATGGAGCCCGGAGACGTCTTGATGCTGGAGAACTGCCGCTTTCATCCGGAGGAGGAAAAGAACGACGAAGCGTTCTCCAGGGCATTGGCGGAGTTGTGTGATCTGTACGTCAACGACGCCTTTGGTACGGCCCATCGCGCCCACGCCTCCACCGCCGGCGTGACGCGATTCGTCAAGCAGTCGGCGTGCGGGTTTCTGATGCAGACAGAGCTCAAACAGCTCGGTGCGCTGCTGGACCACCCTCAACGCCCCTTCATCGCCATCCTTGGTGGCGCGAAGGTCTCGGACAAGATCGGCGTCCTAGCCAATCTGCTGCCGAAGGTGGATGGGTTCCTGATCGGCGGCGGCATGGCCTACACCTTTCTGAAGGCGCAAGGGCACGAGGTGGGCAGTTCTCGGGTGGAGGACGCCGGACTGAAGGTCGCGCAGGAGACGATGGTGCAGGCCGGCCGCGCGAATGTGGCCATCCATCTGCCAAGCGACCACGTCATTGCTGAGCGAATCGACGCCAACGCATCGACCAGGAACGTCGATGGGGCGATCCCGACCGGGTTTATGGGGCTCGATATCGGTCCCGCGACAGTCGGACGTTTTGTGCGAGAGATCGAACGGGCCAAGACGATCCTGTGGAATGGGCCGATGGGCGTCTTCGAGATGGCGCCGTTTCAGGCAGGGACCTTCGCCCTGGCCAAGGCGGTGGCGACCTCCGGCGCGCATTCGGTGATCGGGGGCGGCGATACCGCCGCCGCCGTCGTCCAGGCCGGAGTCGCCGAGCAGATGACCCACATCTCAACGGGTGGGGGCGCATCCCTGGAGTTCTTGGAAGGCAAAGAGCTGCCGGGTATCGCCGTGCTCACGGACAAAGGACAGGGAATGGGGGATAGGGGTTAGGGGTCAGCGACATGATAGGGACGTGTGTTTTTTCCAACCCCCAACCCCCAACCCCTGGGTTCTGACCATGCGAATCCCAGTCATTGCCGGTAACTGGAAGATGTATAAGACGCCGTCCGAGGCCGTCGGTTTGGCGGAGGGTATCGTGAAGGCCCTGTCATCACTCGATGGGCCTGAACTCGTTGTGTGCCCCCCATTTACGGCGCTGACCGCCGTCGGTCCGGTGATTGCCGGCACGAGGATCGGTCTTGGTGCGCAGGACCTGCATTGGGCCAAAGAGGGGGCCTATACCGGCGAGGTGTCGGCCGACATGCTCCTCGATATCGGGTGCCGCTATGTGATCATCGGCCACTCCGAACGGCGACAGTATTTCGGAGAGACCGATGAGCGTGTCAATAAGAAGGGCCGCGCGGCACTGACGAGCGGTCTGACCCCGATTATCTGTATCGGGGAGACCCTTACTGAACGGGAGGCGGGACGCGCCGACGCCGTGGTGGAGATGCAACTCAAAGGGGCGCTGTCCGGTCTGTCACCGGAGCAGGTACAGGGGCTGATCCTTGCCTATGAGCCGGTCTGGGCCATCGGTACGGGCAAGACGGCCACCCCGGACCAGGCCGAGGAGATGCACGCGCATATACGGAAGACGATCGCCATGCTGGTTGACGCCGAGAGTGCGGGTGGTATCCGTATCCTGTACGGCGGGAGCGTCAAACCGGATAATGCCAAGGAGCTGTTGCAGCGATCTGAGATCGACGGCGCACTGATCGGCGGGGCCAGCCTGCAGGCGGATTCGTTTGCAGCGATCGCCAACGCCGCCGTAAGATAAAAGGGTATAGGGTGGGAAGGGTATAGGGTTCGGAAGGGACGCTTTGACCCTAACCCCTAGACCCTAAACCCTGTCTTTTAAGGAGGTTGTAATGGTTATCGCGCTTTCTGTCATACATCTGCTGATTGCAGTGGTCCTGATTGTGATTGTGCTCCTTCAGAGCGGCAAGGGCGCCGATATCGGCGCCGCCTTTGGTGGCGGCTCCAGCCAGACCCTTTTCGGCGGGCGCGGGGCTGCGACCTTTTTGAGTAAGCTGACGCTGGCAGCAGCGGTGTTGTTTATGGTCTCATCCCTTGTACTCACGATCATTGCCGAGCGCAGAGGGAGTTCCTCGGTTATCACGGAGGAGCGACTCAAGCAGACCGCTCCGGCCCCAGCGCCGGCTCCTGCATCTCCTCCGGCCGCTGCGCCGTCGCCGTCCCTGCCTGTTCAGGGCGGAACGCAGACCGGTCCGACTGCACAGACGCCGCCAGGACAAGTCCCGCCAGCCGCGAAGTAACACGCACTCATGTCCCGCTTGCGCAGCGCCCTCGCCCACGCGTTCGCACTGAGCGGGCAAGAGAGTCCGCTTGAAGCGGAAGATCTCGGACTGTTGGATCGTTTCGCCCGTCTGCTGGCCGATCGCGGTCTGACAACCCCTGCCATATTCCTCGTCGAGTCCCTTATTCCCCTCGGTTTCCTGGCCGGTCAACTGGTTCATGCCCTGACGCCGATCATGGGTGTAGTGGCCTCTCCCGATGATATCGAACGACTCGCGCGCCTGCTGGAGCGGCGCGAGACACCGGCGCTCTTTGTCGACAGACTTCGACTCATGGAGGAGGAGGCGCATCGTGGGTCGTGAGATGACGGCGATCCTGGCCACCGACTGCGGGAGCACCACCACTAAGGCGATCCTGATCGAACGGGTCGGGGAGGAGTACCGCCAGACCTTTCGCGGAGAGGCCCCGACCACCGTTGAGGCCCCGTTCGACGATGTCACCCGTGGGGTGCTGAACGCCATCCAGGAGGTGGAGGAGCTGTCCGGGCGGACGATTCTGGACGGCGAGACGATCCTGACGCCGGCCGAGAAGGGGCGGGGCGTCGATATCTATGTTTCCACCAGCAGCGCCGGCGGCGGCCTTCAGATGATGGTGGCGGGCGTGGTCATGGCCATGACCGCTGAGAGCGCGCAGCGGTGTGCCCTGGGCGCAGGCGCCATTGTGATGGACGTGCTGGCCAGTAACGACGGCCGGGCGGCGCACGAAAAAATTGAGCGAATCCGGGTCCTGCGGCCCGATATGATCTTACTGTCCGGGGGAACCGACGGCGGAACCGTTTCTCACGTCGTCGAACTGGCGGAGTACATCCGGG containing:
- the pgk gene encoding phosphoglycerate kinase; its protein translation is MSDMAKLCIDDLQLQGKRLLIRVDFNVPIDEHGTITDDTRIRAALPTINYAIQHGAKLLLISHLGRPKGGPNPKYSLGPVVGRLAALLGRPVEMAEDCVGSQVKTRTDRMEPGDVLMLENCRFHPEEEKNDEAFSRALAELCDLYVNDAFGTAHRAHASTAGVTRFVKQSACGFLMQTELKQLGALLDHPQRPFIAILGGAKVSDKIGVLANLLPKVDGFLIGGGMAYTFLKAQGHEVGSSRVEDAGLKVAQETMVQAGRANVAIHLPSDHVIAERIDANASTRNVDGAIPTGFMGLDIGPATVGRFVREIERAKTILWNGPMGVFEMAPFQAGTFALAKAVATSGAHSVIGGGDTAAAVVQAGVAEQMTHISTGGGASLEFLEGKELPGIAVLTDKGQGMGDRG
- a CDS encoding triose-phosphate isomerase; this translates as MRIPVIAGNWKMYKTPSEAVGLAEGIVKALSSLDGPELVVCPPFTALTAVGPVIAGTRIGLGAQDLHWAKEGAYTGEVSADMLLDIGCRYVIIGHSERRQYFGETDERVNKKGRAALTSGLTPIICIGETLTEREAGRADAVVEMQLKGALSGLSPEQVQGLILAYEPVWAIGTGKTATPDQAEEMHAHIRKTIAMLVDAESAGGIRILYGGSVKPDNAKELLQRSEIDGALIGGASLQADSFAAIANAAVR